In Labilibaculum sp. DW002, one DNA window encodes the following:
- a CDS encoding ATP-binding protein encodes MKFKKCIHLILIGIIVLLTSCDTKNEDFLTQKEKSWLKQHPNIKIAVSTSFPPFQFIDEEQKSIGISIDILNLLEENIDYTFEKVYFNNWKNILTAGKTKQVDVILEIQETVDRKNYFHFTKPFISIPHVIIMRKNTVDQISIDELENLQIGVVNNYAVQEYIKDFYPELKLYPLPDDLTCLQALSNQKIDAVITQQGYASYEIHKEVISNLQIVGNIGYDNELGFAIRKDWAILTRILDKGLARIQLKEKNAIINKWIPIHPIPFWQSNIFWGIMLLILIGLILFFAMVYLWNKSLRRRVAIKTHQLTKLKEKAEESNRLKSSFLANMSHEIRTPMNAIQGFSELIITDKLSPEQKERYSQIISKNCDSLSNLVDEILDLSQIESGLITITNQEFELINCIEEVIYSNSINIPKDKNIQIIFSNQFKQDSLLINTDPLRFKQILNNLLNNAIKFTNQGDITITGSFSDINELQFCVQDHGIGIEKSALNSIFDRFRKIENDTTVLYRGSGLGLNICKKLLELMDGQIWVKSTIGTGSSFYFTLPIKP; translated from the coding sequence ATGAAGTTCAAGAAATGTATTCACTTAATTCTTATCGGAATAATTGTACTTCTTACTTCTTGCGATACTAAAAACGAAGATTTTCTTACTCAAAAGGAAAAAAGCTGGCTAAAACAACATCCAAACATCAAAATTGCAGTCAGTACAAGCTTTCCTCCATTTCAATTTATCGACGAAGAACAGAAATCAATTGGGATTTCTATTGATATCTTAAACTTACTTGAGGAAAATATTGATTATACTTTCGAGAAAGTATATTTCAATAACTGGAAAAATATTTTAACTGCTGGTAAAACAAAACAAGTTGATGTAATCTTGGAAATACAGGAAACTGTTGACCGAAAAAACTATTTTCATTTTACCAAGCCATTTATTTCTATCCCTCATGTAATTATCATGAGAAAAAATACAGTTGATCAAATCTCTATTGATGAACTTGAAAATCTACAAATTGGCGTTGTAAACAACTACGCAGTTCAAGAATACATAAAGGATTTTTATCCGGAATTAAAATTATATCCGCTCCCTGATGATCTAACTTGTTTACAAGCTTTATCAAATCAAAAAATTGACGCTGTCATCACACAACAAGGATATGCTAGTTACGAAATCCACAAAGAAGTTATTTCTAATCTACAAATTGTAGGAAATATTGGCTATGATAACGAATTAGGCTTTGCCATTCGTAAAGACTGGGCAATATTAACTCGCATATTAGACAAAGGACTTGCTCGCATTCAGCTGAAGGAAAAAAATGCAATCATCAATAAATGGATACCTATTCATCCTATCCCATTCTGGCAATCAAATATTTTCTGGGGTATTATGCTACTAATACTTATTGGCCTAATTCTATTTTTTGCGATGGTATATCTTTGGAATAAATCCTTAAGAAGAAGAGTTGCGATAAAAACACATCAATTAACCAAGCTAAAAGAAAAAGCAGAGGAAAGTAATCGTCTAAAATCTTCATTCTTGGCTAATATGTCTCACGAAATAAGAACTCCCATGAATGCGATTCAGGGATTTTCGGAACTCATCATAACTGACAAACTTAGCCCAGAACAAAAGGAAAGGTATTCACAAATCATAAGCAAAAACTGTGATTCTCTAAGTAATTTAGTAGATGAAATTCTAGATTTATCTCAAATTGAATCTGGTCTGATCACAATTACAAATCAAGAATTCGAATTAATTAATTGCATTGAAGAAGTAATCTATTCCAATTCAATTAACATACCAAAAGATAAAAACATACAAATCATTTTTTCAAATCAGTTCAAACAGGACTCACTACTAATCAATACAGATCCTCTGCGTTTTAAGCAAATACTCAATAATTTACTTAACAATGCAATTAAGTTCACCAATCAAGGAGATATAACAATCACAGGAAGTTTCAGCGATATTAATGAACTTCAATTCTGTGTTCAAGATCATGGTATTGGAATTGAAAAATCGGCTCTAAACAGCATTTTCGATCGCTTTAGAAAAATAGAAAACGATACAACCGTTTTGTACAGAGGATCTGGCCTTGGGCTAAATATTTGCAAAAAATTATTAGAATTAATGGATGGGCAAATATGGGTAAAATCAACGATTGGCACTGGCTCATCGTTCTATTTTACCCTCCCAATTAAACCATAG
- the hisIE gene encoding bifunctional phosphoribosyl-AMP cyclohydrolase/phosphoribosyl-ATP diphosphatase HisIE, with translation MNFKDLTNQIDFDKGEGLVPAIIQDVKTQKVLMLGYMNKESYEKTIETNKVTFYSRSKERLWTKGEESGNFLELKDLSLDCDKDTLLIKVDPVGPVCHKGTDTCWDEENKASSIDFLLQLQQVIGERKKNLSEKSYTASLFNKGINKIAQKVGEEAVELVIEAKDDDKDLFMGEAADLMFHYLVLLAAKDYRLEEVVELLVERHSK, from the coding sequence ATGAATTTTAAAGATCTAACAAATCAAATTGATTTTGATAAAGGAGAAGGCCTAGTTCCTGCAATTATTCAGGATGTTAAAACTCAAAAAGTTTTAATGTTAGGGTATATGAATAAAGAATCGTACGAAAAAACGATTGAAACCAATAAAGTGACATTTTACAGCCGAAGTAAAGAGCGACTTTGGACAAAAGGGGAAGAAAGTGGAAATTTTTTAGAGCTAAAAGATTTAAGTTTGGACTGTGATAAAGATACGCTGTTAATTAAGGTAGACCCGGTAGGTCCTGTTTGCCATAAAGGAACGGATACGTGCTGGGATGAGGAGAATAAGGCTTCATCAATTGATTTTCTATTGCAGTTGCAGCAGGTAATTGGTGAGCGCAAGAAAAACCTATCTGAAAAATCTTATACGGCTAGTCTTTTCAATAAAGGAATCAATAAAATAGCTCAGAAAGTTGGAGAGGAAGCGGTAGAGTTGGTGATTGAAGCCAAGGATGATGATAAGGATTTATTTATGGGTGAAGCTGCAGATTTAATGTTCCACTACCTTGTTTTACTTGCAGCAAAAGATTATCGACTAGAAGAAGTTGTCGAATTGTTAGTTGAAAGACACAGTAAGTAA
- the hisF gene encoding imidazole glycerol phosphate synthase subunit HisF gives MLSKRIIPCLDVKDGRTVKGVNFVDLRDAGDAVELAAYYAEQGADELVFLDITATHEKRKTLVDLVQKVAKELNIPFTVGGGISTPEDVGILLNAGADKVSINSSAVRNPQLISDLASRFGSQCVVVAVDARFEDEKWEVYLNGGRLATGIDLFEWILEAERLGAGEILFTSMNHDGTKNGFANETLAKLSAMVNIPIIASGGAGNMEHFADTFIDGKADAALAASVFHFKEIEIPDLKNYLKSKNIPVRI, from the coding sequence ATGCTGTCGAAACGAATAATACCATGTTTGGATGTGAAAGACGGACGAACAGTTAAGGGAGTAAATTTTGTTGATTTAAGAGATGCTGGCGATGCTGTTGAATTGGCGGCTTATTATGCTGAGCAAGGAGCTGATGAATTGGTTTTTCTAGATATTACAGCAACTCATGAGAAAAGAAAAACTTTGGTTGATCTGGTTCAGAAGGTTGCAAAAGAACTAAACATTCCATTTACCGTTGGAGGTGGAATTTCTACACCAGAAGATGTTGGCATTCTGTTAAATGCAGGAGCAGATAAAGTATCGATTAATTCCTCGGCTGTGCGAAATCCTCAATTAATTTCTGATTTAGCATCTCGTTTTGGAAGTCAATGTGTTGTTGTTGCCGTTGATGCTCGTTTTGAAGATGAAAAATGGGAAGTTTATTTGAATGGTGGAAGATTGGCAACAGGAATTGATTTGTTTGAATGGATATTGGAAGCAGAAAGACTAGGAGCCGGAGAAATTCTGTTTACATCAATGAATCATGATGGAACCAAAAATGGTTTTGCAAATGAAACTTTAGCGAAATTGTCTGCTATGGTTAATATTCCAATTATTGCTTCGGGTGGAGCAGGGAATATGGAGCACTTTGCAGATACTTTTATTGATGGAAAAGCAGATGCAGCATTAGCAGCTAGTGTTTTTCATTTTAAGGAAATTGAAATTCCTGATTTGAAAAATTATTTAAAAAGTAAAAACATACCAGTAAGAATATAA
- the hisA gene encoding 1-(5-phosphoribosyl)-5-[(5-phosphoribosylamino)methylideneamino]imidazole-4-carboxamide isomerase: MSTIKIIPAIDTIGGRCVRLTKGDYDTEKVYSEDPLEIAKEFERLGITRLHLVDLEGAKSGHICNAEVLRRIASETNLKIDFGGGVKSNEDIELAFQSGASQVTGGSIAVSKPELFEEWLAKYGSDKMILGADVRNEMVSISGWKEDSDYHLFSFLESYQKKGVKTVICTDISKDGMLQGPAVELYQKVIAEFPELELVASGGVGNIEDVRILNEVGCWGAIIGKAIYEKRIDMNELVNEFIL; the protein is encoded by the coding sequence ATGTCTACAATAAAAATAATACCAGCCATTGATACTATCGGAGGAAGATGTGTTAGGCTTACAAAAGGAGATTACGATACCGAGAAGGTTTATAGTGAAGATCCGTTAGAAATAGCTAAAGAATTTGAGAGGCTAGGGATTACTCGTTTGCACTTGGTTGATTTAGAAGGAGCCAAATCTGGACATATTTGCAATGCAGAAGTATTAAGAAGAATAGCTTCAGAAACGAATTTAAAAATTGATTTTGGAGGAGGAGTAAAATCCAATGAAGATATTGAATTGGCTTTTCAGTCGGGTGCTTCTCAGGTTACAGGAGGAAGTATTGCAGTTTCAAAACCAGAATTATTTGAAGAATGGTTGGCCAAGTACGGATCAGACAAAATGATTTTGGGTGCTGATGTGAGAAATGAAATGGTTTCAATTTCGGGTTGGAAAGAAGATTCGGATTATCATTTGTTTTCGTTTTTGGAAAGCTATCAGAAGAAAGGTGTTAAAACCGTAATTTGCACAGATATTTCTAAAGATGGAATGTTGCAAGGGCCAGCGGTAGAACTATATCAGAAAGTAATTGCAGAATTTCCAGAATTGGAATTGGTTGCCAGTGGTGGCGTTGGAAATATCGAAGATGTTCGAATATTAAATGAGGTTGGCTGTTGGGGTGCAATTATCGGTAAAGCGATATACGAAAAGCGAATTGACATGAACGAATTGGTTAACGAATTTATCTTATAA
- the hisH gene encoding imidazole glycerol phosphate synthase subunit HisH: protein MNNQNIVIIDYDAGNVQSVKYALERIGISAELSDDVDKITKADKVIFPGVGEAAWAMKMLQKNGLDELIPQLKQPVLGICLGMQLMCESSEESHTKGLGIFPVKVKRFTNERKVPHMGWNQLENLSGDLFSGISPNEYAYFVHSFYVPDASGTVASCDYIRNFSASLQRDNFYACQFHPEKSGAVGVKVLENFINL, encoded by the coding sequence ATGAACAATCAAAATATAGTGATTATCGACTATGATGCGGGTAATGTTCAGTCTGTTAAATATGCACTTGAACGCATTGGTATATCGGCAGAATTATCGGATGATGTTGATAAAATTACCAAAGCTGACAAAGTCATATTTCCAGGTGTTGGTGAAGCGGCATGGGCCATGAAGATGTTACAAAAAAATGGGCTGGATGAATTGATCCCTCAACTTAAACAACCCGTTTTAGGCATTTGTTTAGGCATGCAATTGATGTGCGAGAGCAGCGAAGAAAGCCATACAAAAGGTTTGGGTATTTTTCCTGTTAAAGTAAAACGTTTTACAAATGAACGAAAGGTCCCACACATGGGATGGAATCAGTTGGAGAATTTATCTGGTGATTTATTTTCAGGCATATCACCAAATGAGTATGCTTATTTTGTTCATTCGTTTTATGTGCCAGACGCCTCAGGAACCGTTGCTTCATGTGATTACATCCGAAATTTCTCTGCCAGTCTTCAGAGAGATAACTTTTACGCTTGTCAGTTTCACCCTGAAAAATCAGGAGCGGTAGGAGTTAAGGTTTTGGAGAATTTCATCAATTTATAA
- the hisB gene encoding bifunctional histidinol-phosphatase/imidazoleglycerol-phosphate dehydratase HisB: protein MKVKKKVLFIDRDGTLILEPPVDYQVDSLEKLAFYPGVFSGLAKIVKQMDFELVMVTNQDGLGTDSYPEETFWPAQNKMMEAFSGEGIEFAEVCIDKTFPHENAATRKPETALLTKYFSEEYDLENSFVIGDRWTDVELAKNLKCKAIFISSSGNIGDDELSESKQELEACIELRTESWEQIYEFLRLSERTAVIERNTNETKIKIVLDLDGEGKGSFDTGIGFFDHMLEQILKHSGINLSILTVADLEVDEHHCIEDTGIALGEAFKKALGDKLGLERYGFCLPMDDCLAQVALDFGGRNELVWDAEFKREMIGDVPTEMFSHFFKSFSNAALCNLNIKAEGKNEHHKIEGIFKAFARAIRMAIKRDVNNLQLPSTKGLL from the coding sequence ATGAAAGTAAAAAAGAAAGTACTGTTTATAGATAGAGACGGAACCTTGATACTGGAGCCTCCGGTTGATTATCAGGTGGATAGTTTGGAAAAATTAGCATTTTACCCGGGCGTATTCTCAGGACTTGCTAAGATAGTTAAGCAAATGGATTTTGAATTGGTAATGGTTACCAATCAAGATGGTTTGGGAACAGATTCTTATCCGGAAGAAACTTTTTGGCCAGCTCAGAACAAAATGATGGAAGCCTTTAGTGGTGAAGGAATTGAATTTGCTGAGGTGTGTATTGATAAAACTTTTCCACATGAAAATGCTGCAACAAGAAAACCAGAAACTGCTTTGTTAACCAAATATTTTTCAGAGGAATATGATTTAGAAAATTCCTTTGTAATTGGGGATCGTTGGACGGATGTTGAGCTGGCTAAAAATCTTAAATGTAAAGCAATCTTTATCTCATCAAGTGGAAATATTGGCGATGATGAGTTGTCGGAGTCAAAGCAAGAATTAGAAGCGTGTATTGAATTGCGAACAGAATCGTGGGAGCAGATTTATGAGTTTTTAAGATTGAGTGAGAGAACTGCTGTTATTGAAAGGAACACCAACGAAACCAAAATAAAGATTGTTTTGGATTTGGATGGCGAAGGAAAAGGTTCGTTTGATACAGGTATTGGCTTTTTCGATCACATGTTGGAGCAGATTCTAAAGCACTCGGGAATTAACCTTTCTATCCTAACTGTAGCTGATTTAGAAGTTGACGAACACCACTGCATCGAAGACACAGGCATTGCTTTAGGTGAAGCCTTTAAAAAAGCCCTTGGAGATAAATTAGGACTAGAACGATACGGATTCTGTTTACCAATGGATGATTGTCTGGCACAAGTAGCACTTGATTTTGGTGGAAGAAACGAATTAGTATGGGATGCTGAATTCAAGAGAGAAATGATTGGCGATGTACCAACAGAAATGTTCTCTCACTTTTTTAAATCGTTTAGTAATGCAGCGCTTTGCAATCTGAATATTAAGGCCGAAGGAAAGAATGAGCACCACAAAATTGAAGGCATTTTTAAAGCCTTTGCAAGAGCCATTCGTATGGCTATTAAACGTGATGTCAATAACCTTCAACTGCCTTCTACCAAAGGGCTATTATAA
- the hisC gene encoding histidinol-phosphate transaminase translates to MGTDTKSSFDLNKLVRENVKKLVPYSSARDEFTGKGSVFLDANENPFENGVNRYPDPLQRIVKNRLSELKRIDPQRMILGNGSDEVIDLLFRAFCEPNKDNVIICTPTYGMYEVAAGVNAVEIKEVSLDQDFQPNVDAVLAVADEQSKMLFLCSPNNPTANVMEADKVIGLLEQFPGIVIVDEAYVDFAPEKSFADKLATYPNLVILQTLSKAWGMAGIRLGIGMASPEVVGYLNRIKPPYNVNGLSQDKALDLLKNEDSYKDQVDCIIKEREKLSVFLDGLTFVKEVFPSDANFLLVRVDDARGLYNFLLKEEIIIRDRSKIESLEGCVRISMGTSKENEILKGALSKFDLKK, encoded by the coding sequence ATGGGAACAGATACAAAATCAAGCTTTGACTTAAATAAGCTAGTTCGAGAGAATGTGAAAAAGTTGGTGCCTTATTCTTCGGCAAGAGATGAATTTACCGGTAAAGGTTCTGTGTTTTTGGATGCAAATGAAAATCCTTTCGAAAATGGGGTTAATCGTTATCCAGATCCTCTTCAAAGAATTGTAAAGAATAGATTGAGTGAACTTAAGAGAATTGATCCGCAAAGAATGATTCTTGGTAATGGTAGCGATGAAGTAATTGATTTGCTTTTTAGAGCATTTTGTGAACCAAATAAGGACAATGTAATTATTTGTACGCCAACTTATGGTATGTACGAAGTTGCGGCTGGGGTAAATGCTGTTGAAATTAAAGAGGTTTCTTTAGATCAAGATTTTCAACCCAATGTTGATGCGGTTCTTGCTGTAGCTGATGAGCAATCGAAAATGTTATTTTTGTGTTCACCCAATAATCCAACTGCGAATGTAATGGAGGCTGATAAAGTCATCGGTTTATTGGAGCAGTTTCCTGGAATTGTTATTGTTGATGAGGCTTATGTGGATTTTGCACCAGAAAAAAGCTTTGCAGATAAATTGGCAACCTATCCCAATTTAGTGATTCTGCAGACTTTATCTAAAGCTTGGGGAATGGCAGGAATTCGTTTGGGCATTGGAATGGCTTCTCCTGAAGTTGTTGGATATCTTAATCGTATAAAACCTCCTTATAATGTTAATGGATTGAGTCAAGATAAGGCTTTGGATTTATTAAAGAACGAGGATTCTTATAAAGACCAAGTTGACTGTATCATTAAAGAAAGAGAAAAGCTTTCTGTATTCTTGGATGGTTTGACTTTTGTGAAGGAAGTATTTCCATCTGATGCTAATTTCCTTTTGGTTCGTGTAGATGATGCGCGAGGCTTGTATAACTTTTTGCTAAAAGAAGAGATTATTATTCGTGACCGTTCTAAAATTGAAAGTTTAGAAGGCTGTGTCAGAATCAGTATGGGAACAAGTAAGGAAAATGAAATATTAAAAGGAGCTCTTAGTAAATTTGATCTAAAAAAATAA
- the hisD gene encoding histidinol dehydrogenase — translation MQVIKYPKRKDWNQILSRPENNVEEMAELVNQVFEQVKNDGDKALLKYTSLYDGAEIDSVEVSLEEIEASESLVSQELKNALTVAANNIEKYHSSQLTKPELIETSVGVSCWRKFTPIDKVGLYIPGGSAPLFSTVLMLGIPARIAGCKEVVLCTPPNKDGKINPVILYACKLVGVDRVFRIGGIQAIAAMAFGTETVPHVYKIFGPGNQYVTAAKQEVTKKGVAIDMPAGPSEVLVMADESSVPEFVASDLLSQAEHGADSQVILISWNETLIKDVAIEVEKQLKSLTRKEVASKALANSKLILVGKMEEALALSNLYGPEHLILSVKNEDDLLNGIQNAGSVFIGNYTPESAGDYASGTNHTLPTNGYAKSYSGVGLGSFMKSITFQKISEEGLRNLGPVIEVMATAEQLDAHCNAVSLRLNKIKAKS, via the coding sequence ATGCAAGTAATAAAATATCCCAAAAGAAAAGATTGGAACCAGATTTTAAGCCGCCCTGAGAATAATGTGGAGGAAATGGCTGAACTCGTGAACCAGGTTTTTGAACAAGTCAAGAATGACGGAGACAAGGCTCTTTTAAAATATACAAGTCTTTACGATGGGGCAGAGATTGATTCTGTTGAAGTAAGTCTTGAAGAAATTGAAGCATCGGAAAGCTTGGTAAGCCAAGAATTGAAAAATGCCTTGACTGTAGCAGCAAACAATATAGAAAAATACCATTCTAGTCAATTGACCAAGCCTGAGCTTATTGAGACATCGGTAGGTGTAAGTTGTTGGAGAAAATTCACACCCATCGATAAGGTTGGCTTGTATATTCCAGGTGGTTCCGCTCCCCTATTTTCAACCGTTTTAATGCTTGGAATTCCAGCACGTATAGCTGGTTGTAAAGAAGTGGTCTTGTGTACACCTCCAAACAAGGATGGAAAAATCAATCCAGTTATTCTTTATGCTTGTAAGCTTGTTGGTGTCGATCGAGTATTTCGAATTGGTGGAATTCAAGCAATCGCTGCAATGGCTTTTGGTACTGAGACGGTGCCGCATGTTTATAAAATATTTGGTCCGGGCAATCAGTATGTGACAGCAGCCAAGCAAGAAGTTACTAAAAAAGGAGTAGCGATTGATATGCCTGCAGGACCATCAGAGGTGTTGGTTATGGCTGATGAGAGCTCTGTTCCTGAATTTGTCGCTTCTGATTTGTTGTCACAAGCGGAACACGGCGCAGATAGTCAGGTGATTTTAATTTCATGGAATGAGACATTAATAAAGGATGTAGCGATCGAAGTGGAAAAGCAATTGAAATCATTAACCCGAAAAGAGGTTGCGAGCAAAGCTTTGGCTAATTCAAAACTTATTTTGGTGGGTAAGATGGAAGAGGCTCTTGCCTTAAGCAACTTGTATGGCCCAGAACACCTTATTCTATCTGTAAAGAATGAAGACGATCTTCTGAATGGCATTCAAAATGCAGGTTCGGTTTTTATTGGCAATTACACTCCAGAAAGTGCTGGTGATTATGCCTCCGGAACCAATCACACCTTACCAACCAATGGTTATGCCAAATCGTATTCAGGAGTTGGGCTAGGCTCATTTATGAAGAGTATCACTTTTCAGAAAATCAGTGAAGAAGGATTGCGAAATTTAGGACCAGTAATAGAAGTGATGGCCACGGCAGAACAATTAGATGCTCACTGTAATGCGGTAAGCCTTCGTTTAAACAAGATTAAAGCAAAGTCGTGA
- the hisG gene encoding ATP phosphoribosyltransferase, with protein MGEKLTIAVQKSGRLQEDSLKILKECGISIDNGKDQLKANASNFPLEVLYLRNSDIPQYVEDGVADIAIVGGNVIVEKQKELEILQKLGFSKCRLAMALPKDVEYTGLEYFNGKKLATSYPNSLQQFLDENNLDCDIHVISGSVEIAPNIGLADGICDLVSSGSTLFKNGLKEVEEVLVSEACLVANKNISDLKRAILDRLLFRMKSVLAAKNNKYILLNAPNDKIDDIIKVLPGMKSPTVLPLAQEGWSSIHSVINENDFWGVIDQLKINGAEGILIIPIQKMVL; from the coding sequence ATGGGAGAAAAATTAACAATTGCAGTGCAGAAATCAGGAAGACTGCAGGAAGATTCATTAAAAATTTTAAAAGAGTGTGGAATATCAATTGATAATGGAAAAGATCAGTTGAAAGCCAATGCGTCCAATTTTCCACTGGAAGTTTTGTACCTTAGGAATTCTGATATTCCTCAGTATGTTGAAGATGGAGTAGCGGATATTGCTATTGTAGGAGGGAATGTAATTGTTGAGAAACAGAAGGAGTTGGAAATTCTTCAAAAGCTTGGTTTTTCAAAGTGTAGATTAGCAATGGCTTTGCCTAAGGATGTTGAATATACTGGCTTGGAATATTTTAATGGGAAAAAGTTAGCCACATCTTATCCTAATTCTCTTCAGCAATTTCTAGACGAAAATAACTTGGATTGTGATATACACGTTATTTCTGGATCTGTAGAGATTGCTCCAAACATAGGTTTGGCTGATGGAATATGTGATTTAGTTAGTTCTGGTAGCACTTTGTTTAAGAATGGATTGAAAGAAGTTGAAGAGGTTTTAGTTTCGGAAGCATGTTTGGTTGCCAATAAGAACATTAGCGATTTGAAAAGAGCGATATTGGATCGTCTGCTGTTTCGTATGAAATCTGTTCTAGCTGCAAAAAACAACAAATACATTCTGTTGAATGCTCCTAACGATAAAATTGACGATATCATTAAAGTATTACCAGGGATGAAGAGTCCTACGGTTTTGCCTTTAGCTCAAGAAGGTTGGAGTTCAATTCACTCTGTTATTAATGAGAATGATTTTTGGGGGGTAATCGATCAACTAAAAATCAATGGGGCAGAAGGAATTTTGATTATTCCTATTCAGAAAATGGTATTGTAA
- a CDS encoding P-II family nitrogen regulator: protein MKKIEAIIRKTKFEEVKKGLHEIGIDYFTFWDVRGVGKSVEERVYRGVTYDTSSIERTLISFIVRDKYVDSCIVSIRENAFTGEVGDGRIFIYEVQDAYRIRTGDSGDRSLYDEE, encoded by the coding sequence ATGAAAAAGATCGAAGCAATTATTCGGAAAACAAAATTTGAAGAAGTAAAAAAAGGCTTGCACGAAATCGGTATTGATTATTTCACCTTTTGGGATGTCAGAGGTGTTGGAAAATCAGTAGAAGAGAGAGTATATCGTGGCGTTACCTATGATACTAGTAGTATTGAAAGAACTTTAATCTCTTTTATTGTAAGAGATAAATATGTTGACAGCTGTATCGTGAGCATTCGAGAAAATGCATTTACAGGAGAAGTGGGAGATGGAAGAATCTTTATTTACGAGGTACAAGACGCTTACAGAATCCGCACTGGAGATTCAGGAGATCGTTCCTTATACGATGAAGAATAA
- a CDS encoding ammonium transporter — protein sequence MEETLTLHTLQTTITETSHSLDVVWVLISAALVMFMQPGFAMAEAGFTRSKNTANILMKNLLDFGVGSITFFLIGYALMFGTDVGGLIGKLPFMEDVRPDIDLSFLMFQTVFAATAATIVSGAVAERTEFKTYLFFSVITTAIIYPISGHWIWGGGWLSELGFHDFAGSTVVHSVGAWMGLVGAILIGPRIGKYNGKANAIPGHNLTFAALGVFILWFGWFGFNAGSQLAAAGTSNTVAISHIFLTTNLSAAAGTLAALFTSWMRYKRPTLSLSLNGSLAGLVAITAGCDIVSPEAAIIIGLIAGVALVFGVEFIDKVLRIDDPVGAVTVHGINGALGTILVGFFATDGGLFYGGGFSLLGVQLLGVVAVAAWAIGTAYILFKILKVTIGLRVSARVEEEGLDIYEHGEKAYH from the coding sequence ATGGAAGAAACACTCACTTTACATACATTACAGACAACAATTACCGAAACCAGTCATTCATTAGACGTTGTCTGGGTACTAATATCTGCAGCACTTGTAATGTTCATGCAGCCTGGTTTCGCAATGGCAGAAGCTGGCTTTACCAGATCTAAAAATACTGCTAACATTTTAATGAAGAACCTTCTTGATTTCGGTGTTGGCTCCATTACATTTTTTCTTATTGGTTACGCATTAATGTTTGGAACAGATGTAGGAGGATTAATTGGAAAACTTCCTTTTATGGAAGATGTTCGACCAGACATTGATTTATCCTTTCTAATGTTTCAAACCGTGTTTGCAGCTACAGCAGCCACTATTGTATCTGGTGCTGTGGCCGAAAGAACGGAATTTAAAACCTACTTGTTTTTTAGCGTAATTACTACAGCAATTATTTACCCAATATCAGGCCATTGGATTTGGGGTGGCGGATGGTTAAGCGAACTTGGATTTCACGATTTTGCTGGATCAACAGTTGTACACTCTGTAGGTGCTTGGATGGGATTGGTTGGAGCTATCTTAATAGGCCCTAGAATTGGCAAATACAATGGGAAAGCCAATGCTATCCCTGGTCACAACCTTACTTTTGCCGCTCTTGGAGTATTCATTTTATGGTTCGGATGGTTTGGATTTAATGCTGGCTCACAATTAGCTGCCGCAGGAACCTCAAACACCGTTGCAATCTCTCACATATTCTTAACTACAAACTTATCTGCAGCTGCAGGAACTCTTGCTGCTTTATTTACTAGTTGGATGAGATATAAACGCCCAACCCTATCCTTAAGTCTAAATGGCTCTTTGGCAGGATTGGTAGCCATTACAGCAGGTTGCGATATTGTTTCACCTGAAGCTGCAATTATCATTGGTCTTATTGCTGGTGTTGCTCTGGTATTTGGTGTTGAATTTATTGATAAAGTATTGCGTATTGATGATCCTGTAGGTGCTGTAACTGTGCATGGTATTAATGGTGCATTAGGAACAATTTTAGTTGGATTCTTTGCTACCGATGGTGGTTTATTTTACGGAGGTGGATTCAGCCTATTAGGCGTTCAACTTCTAGGTGTAGTTGCTGTCGCCGCTTGGGCAATTGGAACAGCATACATTCTATTTAAAATACTTAAAGTTACAATTGGACTAAGAGTATCAGCTCGTGTAGAAGAAGAAGGCTTGGATATCTACGAACACGGTGAAAAAGCTTACCACTAG